A window of the Desulfuromonadales bacterium genome harbors these coding sequences:
- a CDS encoding Tex-like N-terminal domain-containing protein — MALTAEQHARILGYLVEETGLKPFQVENTVDLFRAGATVPFIARYRKEQTGELDEVQVRLIEERLAYFGELEERKLT, encoded by the coding sequence ATGGCACTGACCGCAGAGCAGCACGCCCGCATTCTCGGCTATCTCGTCGAAGAGACCGGCCTCAAACCCTTCCAGGTCGAAAACACCGTCGACCTCTTCCGCGCAGGAGCGACCGTCCCCTTCATCGCCCGCTATCGCAAGGAGCAGACCGGCGAACTCGACGAGGTGCAGGTGCGCCTGATCGAAGAACGCCTCGCCTACTTCGGCGAACTCGAGGAGCGCAAGCTTACCG